In Dermacentor variabilis isolate Ectoservices chromosome 1, ASM5094787v1, whole genome shotgun sequence, the genomic stretch TTGTTCTGGCGTGCACCTAAAAAAATGAGCTTTTCCTTTTACAAAACAGGTGCTAAACGAACATAAATTAAAGAAACTTGGTTCTTGgcttgaaatcaagaaaggaaagaacaaaatggCCGTGAATACGAACTCAGAGTTTGGCTTGTAGAAAGCACAGACTCCCCTGCGAGCTGAAAAGCTTTCCAGTGCATCCTGCGATGTTACAtggcacctgccgtggttgcgcagtggctatggtgttgggctgctgagcacgagggcgcgggatcgaatcccggccgcggcggccgcatttcgatgggggcgaaatgcgaaaacacccgtgtgcttagatttaggtgcacgttaaagagccccaggtggtctaaatttccggagtccactacggcgtgcctcataatcagaaagtggttttggcacgttaaaccccatattttttaTACCTGTTGCAGATAAAGCGAACCGCTTTCCGTTGCACGGACTCAAGCATGATTATAATTGTTTTGTAGAAACGGATACCAGACGATGTTCGTATATTCTAGTATTGGTCGGATAAGAACCTTATAAGCGAGCAGTTTGGTATCATGTGTAGAATAGCGCAGGGCACGCTTTAAAAAGAGTAGTCTGTGCATAGCTTTTTTGGTGATATACTGCACATCAGTACTTGAACCGAGCCCATGTGAGATAGTTACGCCGAGGTGTTTCTTCTCCCTTTTGGTTTCATGAATGAGGTTGCCGCAGCAATAAGAGTAGTTAACCTTTGATTTATCTTTTGTCGCTGAGCCTGATACAGTTATTTCTGAATTTATAGCCATATGCCAACAATTGCACCACTGTACGACGTTGTTGAGCGCCGTGTTCAATCTTGCCTGGTCTGCGGGAGAGTTTATTTGCTGATAGaatacgcagtcgtctgcgaacaaacGTATGTGAACATCGACCTGGTGTGCTATGCCGTTATAAATAAGGGGAATAAAAATGGTGTCAACAGTGAACCCTGCGGAAGGCCAGAAACCACCGATACGGTATCAGAAGCGTGGTCCTTGTACTGTACAAACCGCTGGCGCTCAGACAGGTAGTCGCCTATACATCTAACGATAGGCCTTCATGCATATAATTTAGTCGCCGCGATTGCCCACATCAATCGGAGACCAATATCTGATTAGATTGTTTTGAGTCCTTCGCCTGACCCAGATAGCGCAGCTTTATTATACTGGCAGCTCTACCTTTTCTTCAAGCCTCTGGGCTTGAGCCACGCCTTTAGCAATACATCAACTGCATTTCTTGTTTTCACCATTACAACTCCTCACTACTTCATTACCGTTCCCCTTTCCCCAGCGCTGAGTAGCAGGCCAAAGGAagctatagctcaggccgacctatcAGCATTTCATTAATAATTATCTCCTCCACCCCCCTATCTCtactattgaaaaagaaaaagaaaacttcaccCTCCGTGGTGCCGTTCTGGATTTAAAATACTGCTGTAATGTTACAAACTACTAATCTCGTGCATTCCTTCACCCCTCTCATCCTGCCTCCTCTTTATTACTAAGCTGTTACAACTGGCATTCATACACAAGTAAAGTACACACCGCGAAAGTTCAGCAACTCCCTTCAAAGTAAGGTTGCATACGCGtgctaaattttaaaaaaatatgttgagATAAAACGGTCCAAAAGACGACAGACGTGCACGCCTAAGTTCACACACGTTATCTATTGTGTTGCTCCTCCTACTGCCACCTGCCTGTACATCTATAAGTACACCGAGAGCCAGCAAGATAAATAAGCAGTTGTTCCTCATGCTTTCTGAAGAGTaacaatcgaaaaaaaaacattccttttttttctttggacagtcattgtcaaaaattttttttgtgtatataaaaaatagtcaaattctgTTTGTCTGTGATGAAACTCTCAGAGTTGCTACTATCGCTCCTTGTCCCAACGGAGCTCCTTGCTGGCTGCTGTTACAACAGCGCCCTGCACGTCAGTTCAAACAAGGAATTTCGGCATTTGAACATTCCAAGAGGTCAGTGAAACCAAGCGAGATGCCTCAACAGATTTAGCTTAATGACCCGTACTGTTACGCAAAACAACTCGACAAAGTCCTCAGCAACGGACCTGGTAGTGATCTTTGCCAGAGAAGAGAGTAATCTTTGTCGCTCCTTCGTCTCTGTGTGCCGGTGATCTGGTTCTAGAGCAAACGTTTAGTATAAATTGCCTGTGCCAAATCGCTCCCTTCTGTCAGATTAGCTTGATTACTTGAAGAGGACGACGCTATTTCCATGACAAATGAAAGTGTCATGTTAGGTAATAAGGAGTTTCGCTAATTAGTTAGTCATTCGCTTTATGACACGTGCTCCAGTTGTGTAATTGAAGATTACGTATTGATTTAGTACAAATATCCATACTTAAAATAACACGCCGTCAAAAGCTGTGCTTAAGTGCGTTTACATTTACGTTAACACCATGAGCATTTCGTTTTTTTCACACTTCACAATAACTGTTCACTGTAACATCGGTGAATTTGGTCACAAAATCTGTGTAAGAATTTCTTTTAGATTCCATGTCTTCCGCTGAGGTTTTCTATCGACCCAGCCCTCAGCCAATAATTTTCATCATGCCGCACACTGAAACCACTGTACCGTCTCCTAACCTCACATAAACCATATTTGGCATAAATGTGCCGCTATTATTAAGCGAAGTAAGCGGTTCGACTTTCTCATTGCGTTTTATCGCCTAAACTTTATCGTCCGAACGACAAATTATTGAAGAAGCGGAAATTATTTATTTGCTAACGCGGTCCATCACGCATACAGAAGCAGCCTGTCAAAATGTTGGTACCTCTAACGTCAAATAAACTTGAAGGAAAAGGCAGGCGCAATATTGAAGATGCACTGAGTCGTTTTTCACACTGCTGCTCGAAAACAAGCTACACTTCTGGTTAGCTCCTGGCAAGGTCTCTCTTTAGTAAAGTAACaacggttgccgagaaaaacacaAACTGCTCAAGCAGCAGCACAAGCTGCACAAGCCTGTCATTCATTTCTTCACATTGTTGGCGCGTTAGATGTTCAGGTAGCTGCTTGCCTAAAAAAAGGTGATTTGTCGATCAATTGTAAATTTGGCCGTATTTTTTCAAATCAGGGACATATCTCTCAAAGGaaaacgctattttcatgtgttACCACCAAAGAGGCCaaattttagatttttttttggtGAGCATTCGCACGCAGTGCCAAGTGAATATCCTCGCAAGATTGATAACCCTCAGCAACCTGGGAGCGCAAGCTAATGTTTACTCAAAGAAGCGACAGCGATAAGTGTAGGTCATTGTGGCGTACGAATCTGCGAAACGACAGTGTGCAAAATTTGAAAAGTTACACACGTAGGACGTTAATCAAGTGGGCACCGACAGAACTAACCCCAGTCAAATGTCACGATGACACGCTATGCTACGCGTTCACTTGGCAACCGCTTAGTATAAGGCCGTTGACTGATAAAACTGAGGACGGGTATTCGTATCAATCTTGAACTGAGTGTTTGTTAATTGCTAAATGGCTACATCAGTCAGCGTCATATTTCACTGAGCTATGAAGCAAGATATTCTACGAATCATTGTGCACAGCGTTAAGAAGTCGGTGTTTCCGACTGCTGTTAGCGCTCTTACATAGCGTTAACGGCAGTCAGCCCTTAGCCAAGCAAGACAACACTATAAAAAATTGTCGAGTCAATGCAGTGAAAGCATAACCATTTTTAATAtgcattttgtctttcttgaaaATGTTTACGTCAACAAAGCGCTTCGGAAACATGGAGTCGCAGTAGCGTTGTAAGCTTGCTAACATAAAGCGCGCGTGTGAGCTTCTCCCATTGGCGAATGCCCCTGAGTTAGTAGCAGGATATTCGAAATCGTAGTTACTGCCGAATGTGTACCTTGCATTCTGCAAGTATTCCGGGGTTAATATTTCAGTAGCACACGAACGACGGCAGTAAACGCAGCTAGCAAATATTCCCTGAGGAAAGCTTGCGGGGAAGTCGGGTCACGTCTGCGGAGGCATTAGTTCCTGTAGCAGGTGCAGGTCTGCTTGATGATGCCAGAGCAGTAGCCGCCTCGGCGCCGAATGCTGCGGCAGTGGTTGTGACAGGCGCCTTGGTTCAGTGGGCATCCGAAGCCTCGACCTGCGAAAGTGCGAGGGCGCATTCAGAGTTGCCACCGCAAGTCGGCGGCCCATCGGCCGTCTTTAGAGCCAAGGGGACCTGTGGTAAATCAAATTTCAGAAGCACTGTGATGCACCTTCTCTGTGCAATCAGTTTCCTGGTGGATGATATTGTTCGTTCGGTGGCCCATCTTATTTAATAATATCGGCAATGTGAGCTGAATTAAACTGCGTGTTTGTCCCGAGTCGCGCGCAAGAGCGCTCATTACCTAATCTCTGGTTGTCTGTTCAGAGTGGCTAAAAACCGCAAGTGTCTGGATTAGTAACATGCTGTTCTGAATAAGTCACTACGATTTCACCTTAAAAACATAAGAAAGCTAAccacaaacacaaaaaaatatgTAAGTAACGCGCGAAATGTATGTATTCTCTGTTTTCGTCCGTGCTGTATTTTCTTGTAACATTTACTGATGCAAATGTCTGTGTAAAACGCAATGACATGCGTTGATTATGCATATGCAATTTTTAGCTAGGCTATGCGTCCCACGCTCCGAAGTCTTTAACATATAGGACAGTTTTGCGACGGTGACTGTTACAGATACTTAATTTCTGCGTACGTTATTTTAGCACGTAATAACAGACACTCCGTGACGTTGCTGATGTTTTCAGTGCAATTGAAGGCTATAAGGCGTTGCTTCGTTTTTTACTATAAGCCAATGCAAAGTATGAAGAGTACATATTTCAGCTCTGCTACGAATCATGTGGCCTTTCGCTTTTTTAGCAGAAATTTCTTCATAGCTATCACAGGCTGGTTCGAGCTACAACGATCCTAATATAACAAACGCTATATAGGTCCCACGCTTACACACGGCAGCCCAGCATCGCCATGGTTAAGCCGTTACGATGACTCCATACGTATTAATTGTTACAGCTTGCAGGCTCACGTGTGAAACTGCTGCTCGGCACAGTAGCTAGTTCGAGTGACATTTTTAAAGTAATAAACACAAGATGAAATTTATAATAATACTTTTTAGCATTTTGCGTACCTATCATATACTATTGTTCGTGCTTATGCTTGACCAAAATTCGAAAGCGCCGAGATAACGCACACATCCACCATCGAGTTTCAGGTAATATGGCGTCATCCACTTCCTCGCGCCTAATTACGAACTCGCCTTGATTCGAGGGTTGTGCACTACATTACCAACAAGTTAATAGCTTCGTGAGTGTTCGCCCTCTCGCGTTAAACCTCAACGCAATAACTCCGAgcgataaaacatttttttttttaggaacgcATCGCGACTTCCAGTGTAACAAAGCCTAGTAGGACCAGTCGCCCCATAAACATCACGTTATAAATAAATGCACGCTCAgatgcgtttctttttgtttttttctgaagGCAAGCGTGATCAAAGGAGCATTATGTAATAAAGTGCGCTTTGAAATCTATTGCTTTATTTTCCTTTGTTACAATGGGAATCAAAGTCGGAGGACACTTAAGCGAGTTGTGAGTTGTGAATTTCAAAGAGTTAATGTCCGATTGAGCGTCGTAGAGctgtccttcgagttttgcgctgcgggTAATGTACTACAGCGACACGTGCTGCCCGGTCCAGCAACCAGCAGCAGCCTTCGGTGACAACGTCGCACGCCACCGAGGCCTATCGGGTGACGCGACGCGGcaacgccctctcccctcacgcaacacctgacgTGCCAGCGTGGCCAGCAGGCCCTtgcacccgctctgctccgtcgaggcacgctTGTGACGTGGCGCCACAGCCAGTGCGAATCTGGGAGCCGTTTCGCTCTTACAGACCCCgcctgcctttccttctcgaTGGGTCATTTGAGACGTTCGCATCAATAAAAACTTCCACCGGAAGCCATAGATAGGGAATGTCAAAGAGAGTATTTATTAGTTTCTCTGAAATGCGCTGGAATTCCGTTGCGTGACATTTTGGGTAAATCACCTAAACGGTGAAGCAAGGACAAGCGCGCCGCGCATCCCGAAAGAGAGTGGCGTGATGCGCATTGCTTCCATCGCGCAGGCAACA encodes the following:
- the LOC142576557 gene encoding defensin, encoding MRGLCICLVFLLVCGLVSATAAAPAESEVAHLRVRRGFGCPLNQGACHNHCRSIRRRGGYCSGIIKQTCTCYRN